A stretch of Drosophila gunungcola strain Sukarami chromosome 3L unlocalized genomic scaffold, Dgunungcola_SK_2 000002F, whole genome shotgun sequence DNA encodes these proteins:
- the LOC128257559 gene encoding epidermal growth factor receptor substrate 15 homolog gives METLPCANQLQDHQQPQQQLVNLSIDASLGENVVSIPKELILISLVSQEQSLYNPKHPNYRSTKTKDEKWMEIGSNVGWSDVQCKSKWKAMRDQYCRELKRAKACAKAVKWKYFKELDFLRPYALARNYRGRSGQNANGLVPTATPISLPLGTSFSSNSSSQNLNLSGSIKIEDASASALLDNCTFSSASSVDKKPAATFLASHIGAVLQQQEQQLQTQPESNWNYLTDAGGGATPSIIVQCGTANTTTVVDTLYNELVDCVNAANQSNSAATATSTVSTTSAAHNQSTNAEEEDDDPIHTFLNMESYFEKELITLIQQEDMIYNYSNENYRNAKLKMEVWEEIARKLKKSVKQCRLKWKALRDQYAREHKRLRTLMHIDATSRWKHYDSLSFLQKYIQQKTLDAESQLSMLLPKNDSVRELEDHMGHSHSPPTQQSTLESSSSSSQLNMPALPHLTGPHKAEQQQQQQQQQQQEEHQQQASELCVASYDDMDIENYINGDAHHDDEEEEDDDEEMETTTAAEQTNQQQDQHVMSYDHDEGPVYMAVHSVGSSMAKQEQLSEGASSLEQHQQPQSTGEYQKLEIQTPTTPRYQNAATTPSSTSTSRYHSAPITPNKPNHMEFPSSNGHNSGEDDEIGAFFKAVSMKIRNAQLEPVAFTELQIEILRVINEALRNH, from the exons ATGGAGACGCTGCCATGTGCCAACCAGCTGCAGGATCaccagcagccgcagcagcagctcgtGAATCTCAGCATTGACGCGAGTCTGGGCGAGAATGTGGTCAGCATTCCCAAGGAGCTGATCCTCATCTCGCTGGTCTCCCAGGAGCAGTCGCTCTACAATCCCAAGCATCCCAACTACCGGAGCACCAAGACCAAGGACGAGAAGTGGATGGAGATTGGCAGCAATGTGGGCTGGTCAG ATGTACAGTGCAAGTCCAAATGGAAGGCCATGCGGGATCAGTACTGCCGGGAACTCAAACGCGCCAAGGCCTGCGCTAAAGCCGTCAAGTGGAAGTACTTCAAGGAACTGGATTTCCTGCGTCCATATGCGCTGGCAAGGAA TTACAGAGGAAGATCAGGCCAGAATGCCAATGGCCTAGTGCCTACGGCAACACCAATATCTCTGCCCCTGGGCACCTCattcagcagcaacagcagcagccagaACCTCAACCTCTCCGGCAGCATTAAGATTGAAGATGCCAGTGCCTCCGCGCTGCTGGACAACTGCACCTTCAGCTCGGCCAGTTCGGTGGACAAGAAGCCTGCGGCCACTTTCTTGGCCAGCCATATTGGGGCAGTgttgcagcagcaggagcagcaactGCAGACGCAACCTGAAAGCAATTGGAACTACCTGACGGATGCGGGAGGCGGTGCTACCCCATCAATCATTGTGCAGTGCGGCACGGCTAACACAACCACTGTGGTGGACACTCTATACAACGAGTTAGTGGACTGCGTCAATGCCGCCAATCAGTCAAACTCAGCTGCAACAGCTACTTCCACTGTGTCCACCACTTCGGCTGCGCACAATCAATCGACAAATGCCGAAGAGGAGGACGACGATCCCATACACACCTTCCTCAACATGGAGAGCTACTTTGAAAAGGAACTGATCACGTTGATCCAGCAGGAGGACATGATCTACAACTACAGCAATGAGAACTATCGCAATGCAAAGCTCAAGATGGAGGTGTGGGAGGAGATCGCCAGAAAGCTTAAGAAGTCTG TAAAACAATGTCGACTCAAGTGGAAGGCTTTAAGGGACCAATATGCTCGCGAGCACAAGCGATTAAGGACACTCATGCACATCGACGCCACTTCGCGTTGGAAGCATTATGATTCGCTCAGTTTCCTGCAAAAGTACATACAACAAAAGACGCT CGATGCCGAATCGCAACTCAGCATGCTGTTACCCAAAAATGATTCGGTAAGAGAACTGGAGGACCACATGGGCCACTCCCACTCGCCGCCCACGCAGCAGAGCACCTTGGAGTCGTCTTCGTCGAGTTCCCAACTCAACATGCCCGCTTTGCCTCATTTGACTGGACCACACAAGGCtgaacaacagcagcagcagcagcagcagcaacagcaggagGAACACCAGCAACAGGCCAGTGAGTTGTGTGTGGCCTCCTACGATGACATGGACATCGAGAACTACATCAATGGGGATGCACATCATgacgatgaggaggaggaagacGATGATGAGGAGATGGAAACCACAACGGCAGCGGAACAGACGAATCAGCAGCAAGACCAGCATGTAATGAGTTATGATCACGACGAGGGACCCGTTTACATGGCTGTGCACAGCGTTGGCAGTTCGATGGCCAAACAGGAGCAGCTCAGCGAAGGAGCCTCTAGCTTAGAACAGCATCAGCAGCCTCAATCGACTGGAGAGTATCAGAAATTGGAGATACAGACGCCCACTACGCCTCGATACCAGAATGCTGCCACCACGCCCAGCTCCACATCCACCTCGCGCTATCACTCGGCACCCATCACGCCCAATAAACCCAACCATATGGAGTTTCCCTCCAGCAATGGCCACAATTCTGGAGAGGATGATGAGATCGGTGCGTTTTTCAAGGCTGTTTCCATGAAGATACGTAATGCTCAGCTGGAACCGGTGGCCTTCACCGAACTGCAAATCGAAATTCTGCGTGTCATTAACGAGGCACTGAGGAATCACTAG
- the LOC128257203 gene encoding guanine nucleotide-binding protein subunit beta-2: protein MPKIDPETQKLYDEINGMIQKFKDDQQSKADCTLADKCGDMGDVPKIRFSSKKILKGHINKVNSVHFAGDSRHCVTGSLDGKLIIWDTWTANKVQIIPLRSAWVMTVAFSPSGNFVACGGMDNQCTVYDVNNRDASGVAKMVKELMGYEGFLSSCRFLDDGHLITGSGDMKICHWDLEKGVKTMDFNGHAGDIAGLSLSPDMKTYITGSVDKTAKLWDVREQGHKQMFFGHDMDVSSVCYHPSGFGFASCSEDQTARMYDLRSDQQIGLYEPPQKNTGFTSCALSTSGRYLMCGGIEGNIHSWDTVKERHTGSLSGHENRVTCISLCPNGMCLSSTSWDQQVRLWL, encoded by the exons ATGCCGAAAATTGATCCGGAAACACAGAAACTTTACGACGAAATCAATGGCATGATACAGAAGTTTAAG GATGACCAACAATCGAAAGCGGATTGCACGTTGGCCGACAAATGCGGCGACATGGGCGATGTGCCAAAGATTCGGTTCTCCTCGAAGAAGATCCTCAAGGGGCACATCAACAAGGTGAATTCGGTGCATTTTGCCGGGGACTCGAGGCACTGCGTCACAGGATCCCTGGATGGCAAGCTGATCATCTGGGACACCTGGACCGCCAACAAGGTGCAGATCATCCCGTTGCGATCCGCCTGGGTGATGACGGTGGCCTTCTCGCCGTCGGGCAACTTTGTGGCCTGCGGCGGAATGGACAACCAGTGCACCGTTTACGATGTGAACAACCGAGATGCCTCCGGAGTGGCCAAGATGGTCAAGGAGCTGATGGGCTACGAGGGATTCCTCAGCTCCTGTCGTTTCCTGGACGATGGCCATCTGATCACCGGCTCGGGCGATATGAAAAT CTGCCATTGGGATCTAGAAAAGGGCGTCAAAACAATGGATTTCAATGGACATGCTGGTGATATTGCTGGCTTATCGCTGTCTCCCGATATGAAAACTTATATCACCGGCTCTGTGGATAAAACTGCCAAGTTGTGGGACGTGCGTGAACAGGGCCATAAGCAGATGTTCTTTGGCCATGACATGGATGTGTCCTCTGTCTGC TACCATCCCAGTGGCTTTGGGTTCGCCTCCTGCTCGGAGGATCAGACGGCGCGCATGTACGACCTGCGGTCGGACCAGCAAATCGGGCTGTATGAGCCGCCCCAGAAGAACACGGGCTTCACTTCGTGCG CTCTATCGACCAGCGGGCGCTACCTCATGTGCGGCGGAATCGAGGGCAATATTCACTCGTGGGACACAGTAAAGGAGCGGCACACCG GCTCACTTTCGGGTCACGAGAACCGCGTCACTTGCATCAGCCTGTGCCCCAATGGCATGTGTCTGTCCTCCACCAGTTGGGATCAGCAAGTGCGTCTGTGGCTCTAA
- the LOC128257378 gene encoding LOW QUALITY PROTEIN: chitin deacetylase 1 (The sequence of the model RefSeq protein was modified relative to this genomic sequence to represent the inferred CDS: inserted 1 base in 1 codon), with amino-acid sequence MARWWPILSVLCLCLAVAHGQDKLEGVDVEEVCADRPADEYFRLETDGDCREVYRCTKSGLKEIQCPSGLAFDVIKQTCDWKAKVTNCDEKEKPRKAKPILKTDEPICPSGKLSCGDGECLDKELFCNGKSDCKDESDENACSVDEDPNRAPECDPTQCALPDCFCSADGTRIPGGIEPQQVPQMITITFNGAVNVDNIDLYEDIFNGQRQNPNGCSIKGTFFVSHKYTNYSAVQDLHRRGHEISVFSLTHKDDPNYWTGGSYDDWLAEMAGSRLIVERFANITDGSIIGMRAPYLRVGGNKQFEMMADQFFVYDASITASLGRVPIWPYTLYFRMPHXCNGNAHNCPSRSHPVWEMVMNELDRRDDPTFDESLPGCHMVDSCSNVASGDQFARLLRHNFNRHYNSNRAPLGLHFHASWLKSKKEYRDELIKFIEEMLGRNDVFFVTNLQVIQWMQNPTELNSLRDFQEWKEKCDVKGQPYCSLPNACPLTTRELPGETLRLFTCMECPNNYPWILDPTGDGFSV; translated from the exons ATGGCGCGTTGGTGGCCAATTTTGAGCGTTTTATGCCTCTGCCTGGCAGTTG CACATGGCCAGGACAAACTGGAAGGAGTTGATGTTGAGGAGGTGTGCGCCGATCGTCCTGCAGATGAGTACTTCCGCCTGGAGACCGACGGCGATTGTCGCGAGGTGTACAG ATGTACCAAGTCGGGTTTGAAAGAAATTCAGTGTCCTTCGGGTCTGGCCTTCGATGTGATCAAGCAGACCTGCGACTGGAAGGCCAAGGTGACCAATTGCGACGAGAAAGAGA AGCCCCGCAAGGCCAAGCCCATCCTGAAGACGGACGAGCCCATCTGCCCCTCGGGCAAGCTGTCCTGCGGCGATGGCGAGTGCCTGGACAAGGAACTCTTCTGCAACGGCAAGTCCGACTGCAAGGACGAGTCCGATGAGAACGCCTGCT CTGTCGACGAGGATCCCAACCGTGCCCCCGAGTGCGATCCCACGCAGTGCGCCCTGCCCGACTGCTTCTGTTCGGCGGACGGAACCCGCATTCCCGGCGGCATTGAACCCCAGCAGGTGCCCCAGATGATCACCATCACGTTCAACGGAGCCGTCAATGTGGACAACATTGATCTGTACGAGGACATCTTCAATGGCCAGCGCCAGAATCCCAATGGCTGCTCCATCAAGGGCACCTTCTTCGTGTCGCACAAGTACACCAACTACTCGGCGGTGCAGGATCTGCATCGTCGTGGCCACGAGATCTCCGTGTTCTCGCTGACGCACAAGGATGATCCCAACTACTGGACGGGTGGCAGCTACGACGACTGGCTGGCCGAGATGGCCGGTTCGCGGTTGATTGTTGAGCGTTTTGCCAACATCACCGATGGCTCGATCATCGGCATGCGGGCTCCCTATTTGCGCGTTGGTGGCAACAAGCAGTTCGAGATGATGGCCGATCAGTTCTTTGTGTACGATGCCTCCATTACCGCCTCACTGGGACGAGTGCCCATTTGGCCGTATACACTGTACTTCCGGATGCCGC AATGCAATGGCAATGCGCACAACTGCCCGTCGCGTAGCCATCCCGTTTGGGAGATGGTGATGAACGAGCTGGATCGTCGCGATGACCCCACCTTCGATGAATCGCTGCCCGGTTGCCACATGGTCGACTCGTGCTCCAATGTGGCCAGTGGCGATCAGTTCGCCCGCCTGCTGCGCCACAACTTCAATCGCCACTACAACAGCAATAGGGCGCCGTTGGGCCTCCATTTCCATGCCTCGTGGCTGAAGTCCAAGAAGGAGTACCGCGATGAGTTGATCAAGTTCATCGAGGAGATGCTCGGACGCAACGATGTGTTCTTTGTGACCAATCTGCAGGTGATCCAATGGATGCAGAACCCCACCGAGCTCAATTCGCTGCGCGACTTCCAGGAGTGGAAGGAGAAGTGCGACGTCAAGGGTCAGCCCTACTGCTCGCTGCCCAATGCGTGTCCGCTGACCACCAGGGAGCTGCCCGGCGAGACCCTGCGCCTGTTCACCTGCATGGAGTGCCCCAACAACTATCCCTGGATCCTCGATCCCACCGGCGACGGCTTCTCTGTCTAG